The Thermoanaerobaculia bacterium genomic interval ACCGCCGCCTGTAGGCAGAGGAGGCACCTCGACAGCCTGGATTCCCCGCGCACCTCCCGAATCTAGCACTGCCCCTCCGGCCGGACAGTGGAAAACTCGTGACAGTTACCGATTTTCCGGTCGCCCGACTTCAGCTTCGAGCCTGCGTCCGAAATGGGTAACTGTCACGAGTTTCTCCGAGTTTCTCCCGCGCTCGGAACAGGAGCTGGAAAAACCGTGACAGTTACCGATTTTCCGGTCGCCCGGCTTCAGCTTCGAGCCTGCGGCCGAAAAGGGTAACTGTCACGAGTTTCCCGAAAAGGGTAACTGTCACGAGTTTTTCCGGTGGGCTACCGGGCGCTCGGGGGAAAGATGGTCTTCCAGTCGTTTCTCATGCTGACGACGGTCCAGCCGTTGGCTTTCGCCTCGTCGAGTCCCTTGTCGAGTTTGCCGATGTGCGAGTCGCGGTCGTAGGCCCACTCGCGCGCGGCGTCGTCGTGGTGGACGTAGAGCGCGAAGCGCGGTCCGGCGCCGGCGGTCGTCCACTGCAGCATCTGCAGGTCGCCGTCGGAGTTGCCGAAAGCGGCGATGGGCCGGCGGCCGATGTGCTGCTGGATGCCGACCGGCTTGCCCTCCTTGTCGTCGATGAAGTTGAGCTCGGGCAGGCGCACGAGCACGGGCTTCCCGTCGCGGAGCTCGAACTTGGTCCGGATGCTCGAGCCCACGATCTGCTCCGGGGGGATGCCGTAGACGCGCTCCGCCCAGGGGCGCATGAACTCGATACCGCCGCCGGAGACGATGAAGGTCTTGAAGCCGTTCGCCCGCAGGTAGGTGAGCAGCTCGAGCATCGGCTGGTAGACCATTTCGGTGTAGAGCTTGCCGGTCTTCGGATGCTTCGCGGTGGTGATCCAGTCGGTGACGATGCGGTCGAACTCCTCGGTCGTCGTGCCGGCGTGGGTGGCCATCGCCATCTCGAGCAGGCCGTGCTCGCCCGCGGCGAGGGCGCCCTTCATGTCGCCCCGGAGCACCGAGGCGAACGGCTCCTGGGTCTTCCACTCCGGATGCTGCGGCGCGAGCGCCCGGATGCGGTC includes:
- a CDS encoding haloacid dehalogenase-like hydrolase, which translates into the protein MRTRTAGKRWMALLCWAAIFTAPAARAADPLPAWNDGAAKRAITGFVARVTTPGTPDFVPLAERIATFDNDGCLWAEQPMYFQAFFIFDRIRALAPQHPEWKTQEPFASVLRGDMKGALAAGEHGLLEMAMATHAGTTTEEFDRIVTDWITTAKHPKTGKLYTEMVYQPMLELLTYLRANGFKTFIVSGGGIEFMRPWAERVYGIPPEQIVGSSIRTKFELRDGKPVLVRLPELNFIDDKEGKPVGIQQHIGRRPIAAFGNSDGDLQMLQWTTAGAGPRFALYVHHDDAAREWAYDRDSHIGKLDKGLDEAKANGWTVVSMRNDWKTIFPPSAR